One region of Armigeres subalbatus isolate Guangzhou_Male chromosome 3, GZ_Asu_2, whole genome shotgun sequence genomic DNA includes:
- the LOC134226447 gene encoding signal recognition particle subunit SRP68 — protein sequence MVESKSEKQEINKENADPSKAMEIDEDDGVPPKIFTIEILRVIKDLQQQHGLRHGDYQRYRGYCSRRVKRLRKTLNLPQGDKRHYKKRDVTLANLERDNSDERLIHIPLMLAERAWAYAMQLRQESNTEPRKRFHLVGKLRKATVYALQLQELCNSDYCDARTKLEAEAYSAWIHGSLHFELSLWKSAAENLKKAQVIYENLTQALPEEEQVVYKAKVDELTPSLRYCAYNVGENASMNDLLEMRGQGMLDNLSSLVAQTKTESMEAFQTTEWRGRKVTVRPEKVRLFLLSIQDLEKSIEKAKDYPTKIELLENVLLDCKDAISAIKDEIKQDPKLRSSNESGTMTATQYLLTYLSYTRLKLTLERNLFMVAQGKLSLDDPNVPEKAQIEGKKTKPQDLSRLYEIILQNVVEMQQLAGMESDALYQSEIETLTLTFKSFRCYYIAITLVALKRWREAVALYERSTKYATEAIASKAISNDFDLRNDLKQLIQTIEGCKFSAHANSVLEEDTTEESVLYGKATKTSKPLFERLSVYKEDASLNSRNPNVFKLTPEMQPIPAKPLFFDLALNFVEFPSLEDKVEQKAGAKQTAGMSGFVKGLFGWGGSGGK from the exons ATGGTTGAATCCAAATCGGAAAAACAAGAAATCAATAAGGAAAACGCAGACCCATCGAAGGCAATGGAAATCGATGAGGATGACGGTGTTCCGCCGAAGATTTTCACTATCGAAA TTCTGCGGGTGATCAAGGATTTACAGCAGCAGCATGGTCTGCGCCATGGGGATTACCAGCGGTACCGTGGCTACTGTTCCCGACGTGTAAAACGCTTGAGGAAAACATTGAATTTGCCCCAAGGAGATAAACGCCACTACAAGAAACGGGACGTAACGTTGGCCAACCTGGAGAGGGACAATTCGGACGAAAGGTTGATCCATATTCCGCTGATGCTGGCCGAAAGAGCCTGGGCCTATGCCATGCAGCTGAGACAAGAGTCCAACACGGAACCGCGAAAGAGGTTCCATTTGGTGGGTAAGCTGAGAAAGGCGACGGTTTATGCCTTGCAGCTTCAGGAGCTTTGTAATTCAGATTATTGCGACGCTCGAACCAAGTTGGAAGCGGAAGCTTACTCGGCTTGGATTCACGGGTCGCTGCATTTCGAGCTCTCACTGTGGAAAAGTGCTGCGGAGAACTTGAAAAAGGCGCAGGTAATTTACGAGAATTTGACGCAGGCGCTCCCGGAAGAAGAGCAGGTGGTCTACAAGGCCAAGGTGGATGAGTTGACCCCAAGCTTGCGCTATTGCGCTTATAATGTAGGGGAAAATGCATCTATGAACGATTTATTGGAGATGCGAGGCCAAGGAATGCTCGACAATTTGAGCTCTTTGGTGGCTCAAACAAAAACGGAAAGCATGGAAGCATTCCAAACTACGGAATGGCGCGGTCGGAAGGTTACGGTACGTCCTGAAAAGGTCAGGTTGTTCCTTTTGAGTATTCAAGATTTGGAGAAgagcattgaaaaggcaaaggATTATCCCACCAAGATCGAACTTTTGGAGAATGTTCTTTTGGATTGTAAGGATGCTATTTCTGCTAtcaaagatgaaataaaacaggATCCTAAGTTGAGGTCAAGCAACGAGTCAGGAACGATGACTGCGACGCAGTATTTACTAACTTATTTGTCCTACACAAGATTGAAGCTGACACTGGAGAGAAACTTGTTCATGGTTGCTCAAGGAAAATTGAGTTTGGATGATCCAAATGTCCCGGAAAAAGCTCAAATCGAGGGCAAGAAAACCAAGCCTCAAGATCTGTCCAGATTGTATGAAATTATCCTTCAAAATGTGGTGGAAATGCAGCAACTTGCTGGTATGGAATCAGATGCCCTTTATCAATCTGAAATTGAAACATTGACCCTGACATTCAAGTCTTTCCGCTGCTATTACATTGCCATTACCCTGGTTGCCTTGAAACGATGGCGTGAAGCTGTTGCTTTATATGAACGATCCACTAAATACGCAACAGAAGCTATCGCCTCCAAAGCGATTAGCAATGATTTTGATTTACGCAACGATTTGAAGCAACTGATCCAAACGATAGAGGGATGCAAATTCTCCGCACATGCAAACAGTGTTCTGGAAGAGGACACCACCGAGGAGTCGGTTCTTTATGGTAAGGCTACCAAAACATCGAAGCCTCTGTTCGAACGGCTTTCCGTGTACAAAGAAGATGCTTCTCTCAACTCGCGGAATCCGAATGTGTTTAAATTGACGCCGGAGATGCAACCGATTCCTGCCAAGCCACTGTTCTTTGATTTGGCGCTAAACTTTGTTGAGTTTCCTTCACTGGAGGACAAAGTGGAGCAGAAGGCCGGTGCCAAACAGACTGCCGGAATGTCTGGATTTGTTAAGGGTCTGTTCGGCTGGGGTGGTAGCGGTGGAAAGTGA